The Amphiura filiformis chromosome 13, Afil_fr2py, whole genome shotgun sequence genome segment tTGTTGATTGTAAATATTGTTAAATATCGTAAAGATTGTAAATATTTTCATGTCTACTGTTATTATCATGGACTCATGGAAGGACAACTCTTTTTATTGTTGAATGAGTTTCCATGATTAAGTAAAGATACTATATTTAAGAAAATAAAGGGTATTATATTATGCAAGGgggaaagcgcagtgatttatggTTGGCTACAcacaggtacaacgcctagacattgatccacaagcctaatgtgattgccggagacatcatTTAAACAACAACACGAgtacttgcagctaagaagcgcataccctagacattccacaatagaccttcgcagccaggatcagctaaCTGAGTTTCGTATGGGtgacaacgagacaattagcagtaagttctttgTCCAGGGGAAGTTAACTCAATCTTtgacacgagagcgtactaaccaccgccggggttcgaacccgcaacctctcgcactttAGTCGAACGCCTTTCCATGTTATCGATTGAACTAACTTGTCTGCATCTCTAACTTGACTGCATTGAGCCGTTGAATATTCGTATGCTTTTCAACGGCTGGAATAGAATATGTTTCGTATAAttacataaaacaaatattgcctACATATGTTTGAACAATACCACTCTGTTAAATTTGGACTATTTCAtttgcaaaatcaaaatttgacatcgTGCTTTATTTGTGACCCGCACACTCATACTATACAATACTTATACTATAATACTAAATTTAAGAGTTTTTAAAATATACTTTACTATATATTATGTACTGTAGGCCTACGTACGACGTGTAACAATAATTCCTCTATAAACTTTTGCACATGTATGCAGATAATTGTCtataatacatgtattatgtgatgTGCCACAGTTGTTTCTAGCGCGCATTTATGCGtcagctgcgcccaatgaaatgcgcactgacgtcactgccacatcagggtgaaaaaatggtataataattgtataATTTATTAATAATGTAAAAACTCTAAAGTTATTTTTAATTAAGGGGAACTCAAAACTTGTgaccctttataatataaaggttttgaaaGCATCTCCGGGAGGCTCGGGATGTGATAGTGACGTCATACACAAAACTGTCCACAGTTATAACGATACTGTACTCGATATCTGCAAACAAGTTGGATAAAGATTAAAGAAACTTTGAACATGAATGTTAATGTTCGAGTCCGCGATGAATGGCTGCTGATtccttataaaataaaataaaaagttcgTTCATGTGACATCACTTCTCACGTCTCCCGATGATTTGCGCTACCTCTTAATTAGCTCGGTTGACTTAATTATCGTGCTATCAAATTCCACAACCATATGTTATGTACACAGATCATCTTTGTCAATATGCAAATACCAACATTGTTGTAATGGAGACTTTGTTTGCGGCAGAGAATATGCTTTGAGCAGAGACATCGCTCTATAATCTGAAACATTACAATCTCTgtgacacagttccttaaccccaatatggttGTACACTCAGAGAATGAACTTTGGGATGTATTGGGTATAAAAACTCAAGTTCCACAAAATGAGGTCAAAACTTGAGTTTCGCTTGTTTAATGGGAGTCATGAACTATGTCATCGGGAATGAGTTCATTATACATACTGCATGTATAAATTTAGATGATTTCAAGAAAACTACTTCCTTCTAAAACAGCTTTATGTGAACAGATGGAGCAAAATGAGAAAATCGTGAAAGGTAAATTTTCAGATGTTTGCATCATAGAACTCGTAACCCTAAGCCAGatttaatttgatatcaaaaatatctGCCACATGCGTTCGTTTTGCGCCGCGCTTTATTGTCTCGGtgaatttttttcttaaaaattatcgGTCAAAATATGCGATAAAAAGTATTGAAAGAAATGTGTGattaaatcagtgaaaatattttATCATGTCTATAAGGCACCATTAATCTAAGTATTTATTTCAAGGCCCCTCTGTGTTCACATTCTAGTGCGGAatgcatttttgtttaaatatttgttatttaatttcattttcggatagcgacgttttcacgtatttttgtgggacctgagagcacatcagaaatatcgaattgcatttttaaaacgaggaatgtccttttgatgtcaaataattttgactttttgaaattcgcgataaataaacattttatgataatgatTAAAAGATGATTAaacaactttataaatctaacttgatatgtactttaagtgtatagctgggatgaaaagccgacgatcaattgtaaattattttgacctttcaaattgaagatatagatttggTTCCCAAAAACCGGATAAAATTTAGTTCTCTTTATGTGCTCTCGGTCACGTGCCAAGAAGCTGGTAACCAACGTAGACAAGGTAAGAACAAGTGTCTTGTAATAAACATCTTCACCCCTCATTAACCTCAAAATACATGGAATTGTTGTAATGGACCCTATACAAGTATCAAGTTTGGACTTTGATATCTTGCGGCAGTGTTAATTAGCATGATTAATtatctttaatgctctgcatgctagccatgcgcttcaacggaaaaagtccaagttttgaaatattttctcaaaatatcaagagctatcttaagaaccactgaaccaatactaggcttgtttgtactcattttaatgcatttttcatgctgattccaaatatggtcatgaaaatttacatttatgaaatttttgagtttttaaaaaaattttgaaacatgtcgtctgcagtcgacgcccgcgtgaagagagttaacaagAGAAACATTGTTGGAAGAGCACTTGAGTTTTCAATCGTCATTGTTTTAATCTTATAGTTAGTGAGTTGTACCTACTTTGATGAATGGAATTTGGTCCCGGGAATTTGGTACTGACATTTTGTTGTCATTATTTCATTTTTTGCAACATATCAGATGTTAAAAACTGACATTTTTTCAAGAATAACTACGACACGATGCTGATATGAGTGGCAGCTTATACAAAAGTTCGAAAGATATTTGAACCTTTCTGCATGCCTTTGACAAAGTTTTTAGTTGGGCATACTTACCATGCATACTGTGAAAACTATTGCTACACAATAGTGGGAACTTGAGGAGAAAGCATATTCACTGCTTCAAAGAAACGTTTTTACTTCGGGTAAGTTTTTGGGGTGTTTGCGCATGGGGGGGACGTGTGCGTTGAAATTATGTGGAGGTGTGAGTGTACGCGGGGTGGGTACGGGTAGGGCGTAGTGATGTTGAGATGTGTAAATGAATGTCAAGATTGCGCTTTGCCATAGGGGGTGCGTTTGCATGCGTACTATTACATGGGGGGGGCGGTACTCAAGTATATAAAGTATACGGGGAAAAGAaaacatgggtcccgatttgaaaaaaaaaatggtcaaaaactgtcaagtCAGCCTTTTTTAGGTTAAAAGATCCTAAACATGGGTGCCGAACTGCcaatcccgggggggcactccaatttGAAATGGAAATAGGGTTAAGGCTGGAACTTTCGCACTAAgggtcattcggtgagagcaaaatgtaaaaaataaggggtcaatgggtgagagcatgatttttggcattcggtgagagcataatgtaaaacatatggggtcattgggtgagaacatgaccttttttaaatgaatATTTTGGGTGAGatccgaaacagcgccacagaaacctcgaaaatcgaatttctagtcctaaatggcttcaaaactctttatttcttaaaaataagtaacaaaatcagtgataaatgaaagttgctgttcaaattgaacttgtaagggtctttgggtgacagatcaaatggaaaaatatggggtcttcgggtgacagagcatgtgttcgtaaaaaatatggggtctttgggtgacagcaatgctgaaaaagggggtcttaacagctctacatacgcgtcacctgcAAAGTCGCATTGCCCCTCCCCCCCCGGGTGCCGATATGAAAACAATCGTCAAAAATTGTTAAGTTTGCCGTTTTTAGATAAAAAATGCTGACTGACTTCAAAAGTCCACCCTTCCCATATAGAACAGTTTTTTTTACATCGCCtaactgtaaaatttacagtttcttgtcaagaaaatacagttgaaacctgtaaaattcatcatttttacaggatactgtaaattttacaggttttggttggcagattggctgcacaaacttttactgtaaaatttagtCACGTGATATTTAGTACTTAATCGTATAAGTGACCATTCTTAcagtgtagtgatgatattgatattgctTAAACGTTGAATTATAACTCCAATTTTAATTTCAGCTTTGATAGGCCTAGATAATTTAAACTAAAAAATACAGTATTTgcctgtttttatcaattacagccAAATACTGCCAGCCAAATAATTAGCCTTTTTACAGCATTTTACTGTAaatttcactgttattttttacagtgtaggaTTTTCAGAGTTCCAAATGTAATTGAGTACACCCCCCACAATCATGCTTTTACATGGTCAAGATACAGAATGTTCAACAAAAAAGTGATATATCGAATGAAAACGTTTTTGAGAATAGCTTGGACGGACGTAAAGAATAAGTCGAAATAAATGCCACCGTGTACTTTTTCATGTGAAATGAAAAATTGGTAATAACATGAAGaaggaagaaaacagcagtactttACCTTAATTTCCGgataatttttcaataatattttagaATGACCTTTTTGCCCTGCTATTACAACTATATTCACATAAAATACGGACATCTTAAAAAACACTTCTTGTTAATATTACTTGCCTTGTCAAGTAATAAACACTTAAATATGAAAATAGGTCATGAAACTGTTAAACCCACCCAACAAAGATAACGTTTTCTGTTGACTCGGCCTGACACGATTATAGTCAAATAAattccttcttttttcttttgttgAAATACTTAGATCCTAAGGCAGTTGTTGCAAACAAATGCGCTTAACCTCTTTTGAATTTCAAAAGTTGACCACTGCcccacaaaatgtgtattaataatttgtattttcGTAATCAGCACAAAACCTTCATATAGACCTACAGGCTGTATAAAAATGGTTGGAACCCGtgcagtttccagtgattatggacaagacaacatctaaatgcaacataggagctaccttatAGATAAATGTTATAAAAGACGTATAAGAACTACAAATCATGGTCATCCCGTATGGTCCACGTTGAAGACGCAGGCTTGTCAATTAATAccaaaaattgatgggtaccaatcattttgatacgccTTGTAAGAACTTCTCAGTTTTGTGTGAACTTATAGACTATATTTATCTATGAGTGATTAGAATGATTTCGATCTTTCACTTGTTGGGTATGTGTAAATTCCCTAAGCTTATAAAGATTAAGAAATAAAATTATGTGAAATCTTTATGTCATTTTATTTCCAGACGAAACAAGTTCACAGGAAAACTGGGAATGGAAGAAGAGATAATTACAATTGTGGTAACTGAATACGAGACAACTGAATTACAAACAGAACCAAATGAGACGACAACAATCCAACCTGATGACTCCATATTCAGTAagtaatgttgatgatgatgattacggTGGTGacggtgatggtgatgatgatgtggatgatggtaatgatgatgatgatgatgataatgatgatgacgatgattaatcgcctggttaataattacattgtacagcaaaatcactaaaatcaatacccgggatcgatacacgtgaatgtgctatgcacgatttgatattcagacgataaatctttggataccggggtagaaaatgatgaatatctcccgtattttttttattctaaagaagccatattttgtttgcttgcacttgaatatatgtgttgaaaggatatgatagtcgttagcttgcgtattgagaaagaaccgtgcgtatcagtattgagctcaaaaactgacaacaattttgattttatatgtgccgaactatagcgcagcgtaggccactcgtggaggtagtctaaaagcagatgacctcatggcgtataccatgctcactcacacatacagaggtcagtcaccagccttagtcggatgtccctcggtccATTacgcgtctcaaaactattaaacagttcggaacaaaatgaccatgcgtggctgtggattcaacctaccatggcgatttctgccatgaagatatcggtgcgatgacactgtgtgacgacgacgatgatgatgatcatgatcacgatgataatgataatggtgTTCATGACGttgtttatgatgatgatgatcatgatgataacaaTTATCTTGATCGTGATCAATAATGATCATGACGACAACGACGGCGATGCTGATCATGATCACCATGATGGTCATGATTACGATCATAATAAAGATAATTTTAATACAAATGCTGATAATACAGTTGGTGATCATGATGATATCGGTgacgaggatgatgatgatgacgataataattattatagtgaATACACATTTCGAAATAATTGGCTTTGCTTTCacttttttttctaaataatATTTTTCCATGACTTTAGCTCCTCGAGTTATTATGGGCATTGCCATTGCTTCTGCCGCGGGACTCATCCTACTCATAGCTATTCTTATATTCATCATGTCGATTCGAAAAAGAAAAAAGGCAAAATCAAACAGAGACGATGGGCCCGTCAATCTAAGCACTAATGATGAAATGTCAGAGTATAATGGTGCGCCCAAGCCTGAAGAGCATGCCTGGGCATATTCGAACAATGCGATGGACGCTATGGGAGACGAAGGCATAGAAGCTGATTTAGATCCGAGGACGGAGAACCGTATGAAACATCTTGCAGCGACGTTCGAAGTTGGACCATCATTGGGACCTTATAAAGTAAGGATGTACATTTAACGACTttgctacactgtaaaaacagtatTTAAATTCTAAGGGAGGGAAGCATGACATATATAACAGTGtttacactcaaatattgagacaaaacaGAGGAATGGTATGAATTCTATAAAAGAGACCCCAAAGCATGATAGACTTATAGAGATGTCATTTCCGCCCCATTTACATGGtttgtttattttgctttttttttgagAGGAACGCCCAAAacgtttgttttgatatattattggtcttaactcaagaaccgcaagaccaaTGGAAATATGATTATAAATCGCGGCGATTATTTGCATCCTTAACTTATGTCCCATAACATGCATAAGGTCGATGCATTTATAATAAGAAGCAAAATAGAGGTTTTTAGTTAAATAACTGAAACTGGAGAGATTATATGGCTTAAGCTTAATTCATATTTGCATCAACTCTTTTGCATGATACACTAGAATATGTGTGATTTTGCGTATTTATCATCCTTTGTCGAAATATTCGCGCGTTCCATGGCAGGTAAGGGTAAAAAACCCataagttcgatgaagccctataaacgaaagtcatttcgttagaaggctaaccccctccctcTTCCcttctaacgtaagtgtcaaatatcgaaaattccaaccagGGCCGTGGCTATGGTGGATGGGGTTGTGGAGAAGGTGCGACaataggatattgatcacgtttatggaagaaacagatattcttatttattataaaatactTTCCTTTATACCTTTTTTGGCACGAAAAAAAATCGGACTTGCtggattttttaataaaaaaagaaTCAAGagtgcggtacagctgctttaaaaatgaacttataagttgtaggttgcgagtactgcactctatattgatttgaagcaacgactgtaaaatgtcaatatcgtacttcggaaaatattaaaattttaaattatatattaaatcttTAAAACAGATCAACTATATAGACtatgaccgatgttttaactacttttttacaaacataatcataatttttgaccccccccctccctacccaacgaaaggactttcgtttatagggcttcaacgaacttttgggttgttccctaagtgCAACCGAAGGATGACATCAGGACAACCTTCACCATGATGCCTACTTGAACTGGCATTTCAGTGTCCTGAAGATGTCGGGGTCCTCATGCAACTTTCTCTTCACCCGGTTCACCTTCGCTTCTTTTAATTGCTTACTTATATTTTGATGGCGACTCTCGTAGTCTGACTCCCGAATGACTCTCTAAACTGCTTTATCCGGCACACAATAACTCTGAACCTATtatcctaaccttaatcctaaatCCTAACCGTAATCAAAACTAAATAGTAAAATTCCTCCAAATATATATGCCTTGCGGAATAATTAATTACTTTCTTTTAcaattttctctttatttctccAGCCCGGAGAGAAACGCGCCAATTTTGATCGCCAAAGTTTCTATTCTGAGAAGGAGACGGATAGTAATGACACACCCATATATGGTAATATCAACGTGGGACCTTCTGATGAGGTAGGTAAAATGGGTTGTAACCCGACTATGATGTATGTTCGTTATGTCGAATCTATGtcaaaaataaggtttgctatgcgGCTCTTTTAGATGGAAAAACGACCAAAAACTTTTTGAGATTAATCCACATTTTGGGTAATTCGGGGCACTCTTTGTATTGGTAGTATTCTCAAATCTTCGCCGTGCTTTGTTTTTAAGATCAATAATTGTTTTAAACAAACGattacatttcagcacatcacatcaaagctcccattgggggcccgttcccttttaaaaggaatttttattttagataGCAGAAGCTATCTTGTCAAGGTCCATCTCTGAAATAGAGCACTGCCGGCTGACGTGTTTTGAGGTAAAATGTTGGACTGTTTAACCAATAtctgtggtttagcttgtaacTTTTATCAGGTAAAACGGTGATCTTCAGTTAGACTTTTACAGAATAACAATCTTATAGATCATTAATATCAAaaacaataattgcataattctTTCACCGAAAAAGAACCTTAAAACAATCTTTAAAAGATCTTTTTATAGACAAATCTTCACAGACAGTCTTTCACCGAAAAACAATCAATCTTATATATAGATCATAAGCACCAAAATTAGTCTTGCTATGATTATTTTTGTTATGAAGTGAAACAAGATATCTTACAAAACAGgcttgttatttcaaaattaccCAAATCACCAATACTGTCAAATAATAAGATGTTTAAAATGTTCCAAGATATTAAAGGTGTTTAAGCATTCATTTGAATTGATTAAAACAGGAGAACGGCCATTGTTCAAACTTTAAaactctttttctcgaaacagcggtTTTTTAGTTAGATCATTTTATCATAAGGGCCGCATGTAGAATATAAAAAGAGGTTCGCTATTATCGACTAACCCTGACCCATTACATGGCGCTATTCCTTGCCCTATATatcatgtatactgcgccaaataagtatccttacacttggaaaaatttcaaaattgaacaatattggggaaaaattgtttttttaatagatccgCAAAATGTTGACACCCCATTCAATCCAATGTgaactcaagaagtaaagttgcaagccattgaatagacaaaggtccagttttaaaagtgacaaactgtcctatgcaaaattccaacaagcgcaacaaagagataacacagtttcttcaatgaagcgttatttaaagcagtttttatttcagtttttacttctctgtacttttcataactttcattttatttgtcagctcttttgtctcagttttcttttgttacttttgttttaaatgaaaggcatacacaaattagccattcacaactctcaaaccagatgtctatagtccgtggagttttgaaaccggaccttcgtctaatcaaatgctggtaactttgcttcttgaagtcgcactggattcaatggggtgtcataatgttccggattagatagtgcatctattaaaaaacaaattgaccccaatatggttcagttttgaaattgtgattattttttcaattgtaaggatacttttctagcgcagtatttatttatttatttatttatttatttatttatttatttatttatttatttatttatttatttatttatttatttatttatttatttatttatttatttatttatttatttatttatttatttatttatttattatttaacctggggtgaccaatcgatgcactggcactgttctcccttggttcccaggtacatatcatgtacatgtatattgaacTTTATTTCATAATCAACACATCGAACCTTATTTCACATTCCACACAGCGAACCTTCGACAAAACGGACATGCACTTATgaacgtttgtttgtttgtccaacaAAATGTCCTGTAAAATTCGCGCGCTTTTTTCTTGTCACTGATTTGTCGCAAATAAGttttatttttgtacatttttaccTCCAACTTCATCAGCTGTGATTTCAAACATAATCTCTCACCGAAACACGCCGTTTTTTatctcaaattttcaaaatgccagtatagttcttttttttttcaaaaatgtcaagtttaatgacattttaaaattcTTGTTGTTGGTAGTGATGATGTTATTTTGATAACAAcaaatttttctttctttttttttcagaggCGACCCAGTACTTACACGTTTTTCAGTGGAGATCTACCTACCACACCACTATAACGATAAATGGATAACGTCAGATCTACCAATTATGAACTGTTTGTTTTTGTCAACTCTTATGATGTGAATACATTAACTGTTAAATTTGGTGATACGGCCAATTTTTAGAACACGATATCTGAATCCAGAGATTTACTAATGTttgggattgattgattgattgattgattgattgattgattgattgattgattgattgattgattgattgaaaagaAAACATTGTGTTGTTTGACTTAATCGTATCAGGGATATGATCGTATCAAGTCGAGCCAACAAAGAACGGGCAATGCGGAAGTGCCTGTGAACCTTTTGTATAGAGCGAAttagtgaacatggtgaacagGTGAATGGAGTTCAAGTTCAAGTGAATCAGAAGTATATCGAggtttgagagccagaaagccttactTTGTGAGTTTTAACTCACAAagtaaggctttctggctctcaaagTCTTaaaaggctttctggctctcaaagTCTTAAAAGACTTtgtggttctcaaccctcgatatatggCAACACGTACAGTTGCGTTTACAAAATTAATCTTATACTTTGGCATgctttgacctattttgaccatACTTGTTAACAACAATGACTAACCATGACCACACACGACACGTGACCCTCATTTGGTTAGGTGTCACGTACCTCAAAAAgtaacatagcacagtaacgctACTTGCACATAAGCATTTACAATAGACCTTAAATAAAACATAATGGAACCTGTTTCTCTCTTCCACAGATTTTCTcagttttggcaaaatatttgattgaaaaaaaaaccggatTTATAGATTTGTCTAAGATGCCAGCGCTCACAACTTTCagaatttgaaatttgtttgaaGATTGTGtgtttaat includes the following:
- the LOC140167167 gene encoding uncharacterized protein, coding for MGIAIASAAGLILLIAILIFIMSIRKRKKAKSNRDDGPVNLSTNDEMSEYNGAPKPEEHAWAYSNNAMDAMGDEGIEADLDPRTENRMKHLAATFEVGPSLGPYKPGEKRANFDRQSFYSEKETDSNDTPIYGNINVGPSDERRPSTYTFFSGDLPTTPL